One Mycolicibacterium fortuitum subsp. fortuitum genomic window carries:
- a CDS encoding MFS transporter codes for MSVETPPHSRRWWALALIATAQFIVIMDTSIIGVALPRIQEDLGFSQENLSWVFNAYVVALGGLLLLGGRLSDLFGARRMFSAGWGILLIGSAVAGLAGNVGVELAGRAVQGAGAALIAPSALTLLMMFFGSDPRELTKALALYGAAAPAGGTAGVFLGGVITEYMSWPWVFYLNIPVAALALVAVPMLMPAGGTGARGTVDVSGALTVTAGLGAAVYAIVRAPEVGWDSVETWGVLALSVVLLGIFVVMQASRREPLMRLTIFRTPNLGAANIAQLLLGGAWIPMWFFLNLYLQQVLGYSAFPSGAALLPMTLLIMVGMIALAPRAINRFGPKAMIVAGLVILAIGMGWLSFIRPDGNYWADVLPASLVAALGMSLAFIPSLGTAISSARPEEGGLASGIVNTSYQIGSALGLAAMTAVAASYGADQLGNPSALTDGFSSAFLGAGLIALVGAVIAALTLRTPQLESPVPDGKSAEEHA; via the coding sequence ATGTCAGTCGAAACACCACCCCACTCACGACGTTGGTGGGCGCTCGCATTGATCGCCACAGCTCAGTTCATCGTCATCATGGACACCTCGATCATCGGTGTCGCATTGCCTCGCATCCAGGAGGACCTCGGCTTCTCGCAAGAGAATCTGTCCTGGGTGTTCAACGCCTACGTGGTCGCACTCGGTGGTCTGCTCCTACTGGGCGGTCGACTGTCTGACCTCTTCGGGGCACGCCGGATGTTCAGCGCGGGGTGGGGCATCCTTCTGATCGGATCGGCGGTGGCCGGCCTCGCCGGCAACGTGGGCGTCGAACTCGCCGGTCGTGCCGTGCAGGGAGCCGGCGCGGCTCTCATCGCGCCGTCAGCCCTGACTCTGTTGATGATGTTCTTCGGTTCAGACCCGCGGGAGCTGACCAAGGCCCTCGCCCTTTACGGCGCTGCGGCCCCGGCCGGCGGCACGGCGGGCGTGTTTCTCGGCGGCGTCATCACTGAGTACATGTCGTGGCCATGGGTCTTCTATCTCAACATTCCAGTCGCTGCGCTCGCGCTGGTCGCCGTACCGATGTTGATGCCGGCTGGTGGCACCGGAGCCAGGGGCACCGTGGACGTCTCAGGTGCGCTCACGGTCACCGCGGGACTTGGCGCGGCGGTGTACGCCATCGTCCGGGCGCCGGAGGTCGGATGGGACTCTGTTGAGACGTGGGGCGTGCTCGCCCTCTCCGTCGTCCTGCTCGGAATTTTCGTCGTAATGCAGGCATCCCGTCGTGAACCACTGATGCGCCTGACCATCTTCCGTACGCCGAACCTGGGTGCCGCCAACATCGCACAGCTGCTGCTCGGCGGTGCGTGGATCCCGATGTGGTTCTTCCTGAACCTGTATCTGCAGCAGGTTCTCGGCTACAGCGCCTTCCCGTCCGGGGCCGCCCTGCTGCCGATGACCCTCCTCATCATGGTCGGAATGATCGCCCTCGCACCGCGAGCGATCAACCGCTTCGGGCCCAAGGCAATGATCGTGGCAGGCCTGGTGATTCTCGCCATCGGCATGGGTTGGTTGTCCTTCATCCGGCCCGATGGCAACTACTGGGCCGACGTGCTGCCCGCATCGCTGGTGGCGGCACTTGGTATGTCGCTCGCCTTCATTCCCTCGCTCGGAACCGCCATTTCGTCCGCCCGGCCCGAGGAGGGCGGCCTCGCGTCCGGGATCGTCAATACCAGCTACCAGATCGGTTCCGCACTCGGTCTGGCGGCCATGACTGCCGTCGCTGCCTCCTACGGGGCCGACCAGCTCGGCAACCCATCCGCGCTCACTGACGGCTTCTCATCCGCATTCCTGGGAGCCGGGCTGATAGCCCTGGTGGGCGCGGTGATCGCTGCGCTGACGCTCCGCACACCACAGCTCGAAAGTCCCGTTCCTGACGGCAAATCGGCTGAAGAGCACGCCTGA
- a CDS encoding DMT family transporter: MSTTQRSTSPDTVGRPHWALIISALLVLGTLWGSAFPLIKVAAPAFGPVGTTHIRLAVAAVVLALLAAGRRDLWRGVPQRFEAFALLAALNVAIPLTLVATAIVGLNASMAAILNATTPMFTILVAAAWLGQRVTWSRTLGVAAGVFGVAILLGGAPLPSGTGTTLAAAASLTAALSYALGGTYARRAFPDTAPMTLALGQQVAAALLLIPVTVGATWAAAPTGPVTAGAITSVAVLGLGATAGGYLLYFWIIRHAGPVAASTVTLLVPVAGTALGVGWLGEPLTPALLLGLLIISTGVVLLTFDKPRITPTPAGSPAGRAAASAIGQTALPKQS; the protein is encoded by the coding sequence ATGTCGACAACCCAACGAAGCACCTCGCCGGACACCGTCGGCCGCCCCCATTGGGCACTGATCATCAGCGCCCTGCTGGTGCTTGGCACCTTATGGGGCAGCGCCTTCCCGCTGATCAAGGTCGCGGCACCAGCTTTCGGTCCCGTTGGCACTACCCACATCCGACTGGCGGTGGCTGCGGTCGTGCTCGCCCTGCTCGCCGCCGGCCGCCGCGACCTCTGGCGCGGGGTGCCCCAACGCTTCGAAGCATTTGCACTGCTGGCCGCCCTCAACGTCGCGATCCCCCTGACACTGGTGGCCACCGCAATCGTTGGACTCAACGCCTCGATGGCAGCGATCCTGAATGCCACCACCCCGATGTTCACCATCCTGGTCGCAGCAGCCTGGCTCGGCCAGCGCGTTACGTGGAGCCGGACACTCGGTGTCGCCGCGGGCGTCTTCGGCGTTGCCATCCTGCTCGGAGGAGCGCCATTGCCGTCAGGTACCGGCACCACCTTGGCCGCGGCAGCGTCCCTGACCGCAGCACTGTCCTATGCACTAGGCGGCACCTATGCCCGTCGAGCCTTTCCTGACACCGCGCCGATGACCCTGGCGCTCGGCCAGCAAGTAGCCGCCGCTCTTCTGCTGATTCCGGTGACCGTGGGCGCCACCTGGGCGGCAGCACCGACAGGCCCAGTGACAGCAGGGGCCATCACGTCGGTCGCGGTGCTCGGACTGGGTGCCACCGCGGGCGGCTACCTGCTCTACTTTTGGATCATCCGCCACGCCGGTCCGGTCGCCGCTTCCACCGTTACTCTCCTGGTTCCGGTGGCCGGCACCGCACTCGGCGTGGGTTGGCTCGGCGAACCCCTAACCCCAGCCCTGTTGCTGGGACTACTGATCATCAGCACCGGCGTTGTTCTCCTCACCTTCGACAAGCCGCGCATCACACCGACGCCCGCTGGATCACCGGCTGGCCGCGCGGCTGCCTCAGCAATCGGCCAAACTGCGCTGCCCAAGCAGTCCTAG
- a CDS encoding carboxymuconolactone decarboxylase family protein — protein MTRFPSLTPDTAQDAARSLLGDLVARHGEIGAMVATMAHSPAVLGGYLDLNRAMKRSKLPRHITERISLAVQQRQGCDLCLAAHISAARAAGVIDSEIADAREGTSADPAIAAIVAFGLQVYAAPATITDDQITGLRRYGYTDRQIIDVVGIVAINVLTGAFNLVAGLQPAEVPSSQMHSAVERPLS, from the coding sequence ATGACACGGTTTCCCTCGCTCACCCCGGACACCGCCCAAGACGCCGCGCGGAGCCTTCTCGGCGACCTCGTTGCCCGGCACGGCGAAATCGGCGCCATGGTTGCCACGATGGCCCACTCACCTGCCGTCCTGGGTGGCTACCTCGACCTGAACCGGGCGATGAAGCGATCCAAGCTGCCCCGGCACATTACCGAACGCATTTCCCTTGCGGTGCAACAACGCCAAGGGTGTGACCTCTGCCTTGCTGCGCACATCAGCGCAGCGCGCGCTGCAGGAGTGATCGACTCTGAGATCGCAGATGCGCGTGAAGGCACCTCCGCCGACCCTGCAATTGCCGCGATCGTGGCGTTCGGCCTTCAGGTCTACGCGGCACCCGCGACCATCACCGATGACCAGATCACGGGCCTGCGCCGGTACGGCTACACCGACCGGCAGATCATCGACGTCGTGGGCATCGTCGCCATCAACGTCCTCACTGGAGCCTTCAACCTCGTCGCAGGCCTTCAACCCGCCGAAGTTCCCAGCTCGCAGATGCACAGCGCGGTCGAACGACCACTCAGTTGA
- a CDS encoding MmpS family transport accessory protein, translating into MFRVVQRIWIPMVVVMVAAIAVFAVSRLQGVAGSPLHIPSAIRDGSEPVIPKDVTYEVFGPAGTTGQANFLDEHAQPQRADFATLPWSYTISTKLMSVFANVVAQGNSGALGCRITVNGEVRDEQSVTAHNAQVFCLVKSA; encoded by the coding sequence ATGTTTAGGGTCGTGCAGCGAATATGGATACCGATGGTGGTGGTGATGGTGGCCGCGATCGCAGTGTTCGCGGTGTCGCGGTTGCAGGGTGTGGCCGGTTCGCCTCTTCACATTCCGAGCGCCATCAGGGATGGATCTGAGCCTGTCATTCCCAAAGACGTGACGTATGAAGTATTCGGCCCGGCTGGAACGACGGGCCAGGCGAACTTCCTCGATGAGCATGCTCAGCCACAGCGCGCAGATTTCGCGACATTGCCGTGGTCGTACACCATCTCGACGAAACTGATGTCGGTTTTCGCGAATGTGGTTGCGCAGGGGAACAGCGGCGCGCTGGGCTGCCGAATCACCGTCAACGGCGAGGTGCGCGATGAGCAGTCGGTGACCGCTCACAACGCTCAGGTCTTCTGCTTGGTGAAATCCGCATGA
- a CDS encoding RND family transporter: protein MAAAKPSRTAMIISRVPVLIIVAWMVAMVAVSVVVPPLEKVGQANLVSLASEDAPSYKAIKKLGVQFEQFDYDGMLMVLLESDTELGDEARDYYRGLVAQFKDDHEHVDHVQDFWGDRVTAGGSQSMDGKAAYVLLNIIGDQGTTPAKKSVEAVRDIVDRSNPPAGLKVYVTGPAALTMDLNAAADDSQLEMTLITFAIIALILLFIYRSIATVLLITITVFIELSAARGVVAILGHHQVMGLSNLAVNLLTMLGIAAATDYAIFFLGRYHEARAAGQDRMAAYYTTYHSVSHVVLGSGLTIAGATFCLAFTRLPYFAAVGVPTAVAMIVVVAAALTLMPAVLVVGTRFGLLESKRKIQTRRWRRIGTGLVRWPGPILVVTMIVSLIGLAILPSYTVNYNDRYYIPESLPSIQGYQAADRHFSKAKMDPDIMLIVADQDLRTPSNMLILDRIARNVLRVEGINKVQSITRPLGAPIDHSSVPFQVSMQSVSMTENLQYMKDRMGDMLKMTDQLGAMIAIMERMHGLMQQQADITHDMVGDSRDLKSTSDEMRDHMANFDDFWRPIRNYLYWEPHCANIPLCSSTRSLFDGLDGIDKLSENMTSMLVNLEKMDALTPQQVAQLPPMIAISKDIRSTMLTLHSSFNGMIDQIGRMTDTATVMGQAFDAAKNDDYFYLPPEAFDNADFQKGLKLLVSPDGRSAQMIITHEGDPAGTQALATTPRELIAAKEAIKGTPLEGSEIHLGGTAATFHDIEEFVRYDLMIVAIAALSLILIIMLVMTRSIVAATVIVGTIAISLGSSFGLSVLVWQHLLGQQLHWFVLPITVIILLAVGSDYNLLLVSRFKEELHAGLNTSIIRGVAGSGSVATQAGLVFAITMGSMVTNDLIAIGQVGSAICLGLLFDTFVIRAFMTPTVAALLGRWFWWPIKVLPTSAINRRTPKPDDSAGEDTTEIPVPAH from the coding sequence ATGGCCGCTGCCAAGCCATCCCGCACCGCGATGATCATCAGCCGGGTGCCCGTTCTCATCATCGTTGCCTGGATGGTGGCGATGGTGGCGGTGAGTGTCGTTGTGCCGCCGCTCGAAAAGGTCGGGCAAGCGAACCTGGTATCGCTGGCATCCGAGGATGCGCCGTCCTACAAGGCGATCAAGAAGCTGGGCGTCCAGTTCGAACAGTTCGACTACGACGGCATGCTCATGGTGCTGCTGGAAAGCGATACAGAACTTGGTGATGAGGCACGCGACTACTATCGTGGGCTGGTCGCCCAGTTCAAGGATGACCACGAGCATGTCGATCATGTTCAGGACTTCTGGGGCGACCGGGTCACCGCCGGAGGCTCCCAGAGCATGGATGGCAAGGCGGCCTACGTCCTGCTGAATATTATCGGTGACCAGGGGACGACGCCGGCAAAGAAATCCGTTGAAGCGGTACGCGATATCGTCGATCGAAGCAATCCGCCTGCCGGGCTGAAGGTCTACGTCACCGGTCCGGCCGCGCTCACAATGGACCTGAACGCCGCAGCCGACGATAGTCAGCTTGAGATGACGTTGATCACCTTCGCGATCATCGCACTCATTCTCTTGTTCATATATCGCTCGATCGCCACGGTGTTGCTCATCACCATAACGGTCTTCATCGAGCTCAGTGCCGCGCGCGGAGTCGTCGCCATCCTTGGGCATCACCAGGTCATGGGGTTGTCGAACCTTGCGGTCAACCTACTGACGATGCTGGGGATTGCCGCAGCCACCGATTACGCGATCTTCTTTCTCGGCCGGTACCACGAGGCGCGGGCGGCGGGGCAAGACCGAATGGCGGCCTATTACACGACATACCACAGCGTTTCGCATGTGGTCCTGGGTTCGGGTTTGACGATTGCCGGCGCGACTTTCTGTCTGGCGTTCACCCGGCTCCCGTACTTCGCTGCGGTGGGTGTGCCTACCGCCGTTGCCATGATCGTCGTGGTCGCGGCGGCACTTACGCTCATGCCGGCGGTGCTGGTAGTCGGCACTCGATTCGGTCTGCTCGAATCGAAGCGCAAGATCCAGACCCGCAGGTGGCGCCGGATCGGCACCGGACTCGTGCGCTGGCCGGGACCTATTCTGGTCGTGACGATGATCGTCTCGTTGATCGGTCTGGCGATCCTGCCTTCGTACACGGTCAATTACAACGACCGGTACTACATCCCCGAGAGCCTCCCTTCCATTCAGGGCTATCAAGCCGCGGATAGGCATTTCTCGAAGGCAAAGATGGACCCCGACATCATGCTGATCGTGGCCGACCAGGATCTGCGCACTCCCTCCAACATGCTGATCCTGGACAGGATCGCTAGAAACGTCCTGCGTGTTGAAGGAATCAACAAGGTGCAGAGCATCACCCGGCCACTTGGGGCTCCGATCGACCACAGCTCGGTCCCATTCCAGGTGAGCATGCAGTCGGTGTCCATGACCGAGAATTTGCAGTACATGAAAGACCGCATGGGTGACATGCTGAAGATGACCGACCAACTCGGCGCGATGATCGCGATCATGGAACGCATGCACGGCCTCATGCAGCAACAGGCCGACATCACGCACGACATGGTCGGCGATTCGAGGGATCTGAAATCGACCTCTGACGAAATGCGCGACCACATGGCCAATTTCGATGATTTCTGGCGACCGATACGCAACTATCTGTATTGGGAACCGCACTGCGCCAACATTCCGCTCTGCTCATCGACGCGGTCGTTGTTCGACGGCCTTGACGGGATCGACAAGCTCAGCGAGAACATGACCTCGATGCTGGTCAATCTGGAGAAGATGGACGCACTGACGCCGCAGCAGGTCGCTCAGTTGCCACCGATGATCGCAATCTCAAAAGACATCCGGTCCACCATGCTGACCCTGCACAGCAGCTTCAACGGGATGATCGACCAGATCGGCCGCATGACCGACACGGCGACCGTGATGGGCCAGGCGTTCGACGCAGCGAAAAACGACGACTACTTCTACCTTCCGCCGGAAGCCTTCGACAACGCGGACTTCCAGAAGGGCCTCAAGCTACTGGTATCACCGGACGGCAGGTCCGCCCAGATGATCATCACGCATGAAGGTGATCCAGCGGGGACTCAGGCGCTCGCCACGACACCGAGAGAGCTGATTGCGGCCAAGGAGGCCATCAAGGGCACGCCGCTGGAGGGATCGGAAATCCACCTCGGCGGTACCGCCGCGACCTTCCATGACATCGAGGAGTTCGTCCGCTATGACCTGATGATCGTCGCGATCGCGGCGCTCAGCCTGATCTTGATCATTATGTTGGTCATGACGCGCAGCATCGTGGCGGCCACCGTGATCGTCGGCACGATCGCGATTTCGCTGGGTTCGTCATTCGGGCTCTCCGTGCTCGTCTGGCAGCACCTCCTCGGCCAGCAACTGCACTGGTTCGTGCTGCCGATCACGGTCATCATCTTGTTGGCGGTGGGATCGGACTACAACCTGCTGCTGGTGTCGCGGTTCAAGGAAGAGCTGCACGCGGGCCTGAACACCTCGATCATCCGAGGGGTGGCAGGTTCGGGGAGCGTGGCCACGCAGGCGGGTCTGGTGTTCGCAATCACCATGGGCTCGATGGTCACCAACGACCTGATTGCCATCGGCCAGGTCGGATCTGCGATCTGTCTGGGTTTGTTGTTCGACACCTTCGTGATCCGTGCTTTCATGACCCCAACAGTTGCAGCGCTTTTGGGTCGCTGGTTCTGGTGGCCGATAAAGGTGCTTCCCACCTCGGCGATCAATCGGAGGACTCCCAAACCGGACGATTCCGCCGGTGAGGACACCACTGAGATCCCCGTCCCTGCCCACTGA
- a CDS encoding heavy-metal-associated domain-containing protein, producing the protein MTTTTYQVTGMTCGHCEGAITREVSQVAGVQRIDVSAATGRLAVTSAGELDDAAVLAAVEEAGYSGVRA; encoded by the coding sequence ATGACAACGACCACGTACCAGGTGACCGGAATGACTTGTGGCCATTGCGAAGGAGCGATCACGCGGGAAGTCAGCCAGGTGGCCGGCGTTCAGCGAATCGACGTTTCCGCAGCCACCGGCAGACTCGCGGTGACCAGCGCGGGCGAACTTGACGACGCTGCGGTCCTGGCTGCTGTCGAGGAAGCCGGATACAGCGGAGTGCGCGCCTGA
- a CDS encoding heavy metal translocating P-type ATPase, with amino-acid sequence MSHIVTTSSAHPPEHPDSIELDISGMTCASCAMRIEKKLNKLDGISATVNYATEKARVSAPRGFDIELVIAEVEKTGYGATLPAARNSSSDADEQQEDPELTALRNRLVGSAVLSLPVIVLAMAPVLQFTYWQWASLVLAAPVIVWGAWPFHKAAFANLRHGAATMDTLISVGTSAAFLWSLYALFFGTAGVPGMTHAFEFTIAPGDGSANIYLEVAAGVTTFVLAGRYFEKRSKRQAGAAMRALLELGAKDVAVLRNGVETRVPTEELAAGDEFIVRPGEKIATDGVIVDGASAVDASMLTGESVPVEVSEGDTVVGATVNAGGRLVVRATRVGSDTQLAQMAKLVEEAQSGKAEVQRLADKISGVFVPIVIGIAVATLAVWLGGGFGISAAFTAAVAVLIIACPCALGLATPTALLVGTGRGAQLGILIKGPEMLESTREIDTIVLDKTGTVTTGKMTLLGVTTTDDTSDDEVLRLAGAVEDASEHPIAQAIARGAAQRVGTLPTPESFNNVEGRGVQGIVDGHLVVVGRVSLLEDWSITMDAELAAAKEIAEKAGQTAVVVAWDGVARGVLVVADAIKGTSAEAIGQLKALGLTPVLLTGDNRTVAGQVAEQVGIEHVIAEVLPQEKVEVVSRLQSEGKVVAMVGDGVNDAAALAQADLGLAMGTGTDAAIEAADLTLVRGDLRSAADAIRLARKTLSTIKVNLFWAFAYNVAAIPLAALGLLNPMLAGAAMAFSSVFVVSNSLRLRTFRSAADSTANFEPLPTPLR; translated from the coding sequence ATGAGTCATATCGTGACGACCTCGTCAGCTCACCCGCCGGAGCACCCGGACAGTATCGAACTCGACATCAGCGGCATGACCTGTGCGTCGTGCGCCATGCGAATCGAGAAGAAGCTCAACAAACTCGACGGAATCTCGGCAACGGTGAACTACGCCACCGAGAAGGCCCGCGTCAGTGCCCCACGCGGGTTCGACATCGAGCTTGTGATCGCCGAGGTCGAGAAAACCGGTTATGGCGCTACCTTGCCGGCAGCCAGAAACTCCTCGTCGGACGCTGATGAACAGCAGGAGGACCCGGAGCTGACGGCGCTGCGTAACCGCCTCGTCGGGTCGGCCGTGCTGTCGTTGCCGGTGATCGTCCTCGCCATGGCTCCCGTGCTGCAGTTCACCTACTGGCAGTGGGCGTCGCTGGTGCTCGCGGCACCGGTGATCGTCTGGGGCGCATGGCCGTTCCACAAGGCTGCGTTCGCGAATCTCCGGCATGGCGCCGCGACGATGGACACACTCATCTCGGTCGGCACCTCCGCGGCCTTCCTGTGGTCGCTGTATGCGCTGTTTTTCGGCACCGCCGGGGTACCCGGAATGACGCACGCGTTCGAGTTCACCATCGCCCCTGGGGACGGATCGGCCAATATCTACCTGGAGGTCGCCGCCGGCGTCACCACGTTCGTCCTGGCTGGACGCTACTTCGAGAAGCGATCTAAGCGCCAGGCCGGGGCGGCCATGCGAGCACTTCTGGAGCTGGGCGCCAAAGATGTTGCGGTACTGCGCAATGGCGTAGAGACCCGGGTCCCGACCGAGGAACTGGCAGCCGGCGACGAGTTCATCGTGCGGCCGGGCGAGAAGATCGCCACCGACGGCGTGATCGTCGACGGCGCCTCCGCTGTCGACGCATCAATGCTGACCGGCGAATCGGTACCCGTCGAAGTCAGCGAAGGCGACACCGTCGTCGGCGCAACTGTCAACGCCGGCGGACGCCTGGTCGTGCGTGCCACCCGGGTGGGATCGGACACCCAGCTCGCGCAGATGGCCAAGCTTGTCGAGGAGGCTCAATCCGGCAAGGCAGAGGTCCAGCGCTTGGCGGACAAGATCTCCGGCGTTTTCGTGCCGATCGTGATCGGTATCGCCGTTGCCACCCTCGCGGTATGGCTGGGCGGCGGGTTCGGAATCTCGGCCGCATTCACCGCTGCGGTGGCGGTGCTGATCATCGCGTGCCCCTGCGCACTCGGCTTGGCGACCCCGACGGCACTCTTGGTCGGGACCGGGCGCGGCGCTCAACTCGGCATCCTGATCAAGGGCCCCGAGATGCTCGAATCCACCCGCGAGATCGACACCATAGTGCTCGACAAGACCGGGACGGTCACCACCGGCAAGATGACCCTGCTCGGAGTCACCACCACCGATGACACCAGCGATGACGAAGTGTTGCGGCTCGCCGGAGCCGTTGAGGACGCGTCTGAACATCCGATCGCTCAGGCGATCGCCAGGGGTGCAGCGCAGCGGGTCGGCACCCTGCCAACCCCGGAGTCGTTCAACAACGTCGAAGGCAGGGGCGTGCAGGGAATCGTCGACGGGCACCTCGTGGTCGTGGGACGAGTGTCGTTGCTCGAAGACTGGTCAATCACCATGGACGCAGAGTTGGCCGCGGCAAAAGAAATCGCTGAGAAGGCCGGTCAGACGGCGGTTGTCGTGGCCTGGGACGGAGTCGCCCGTGGGGTACTGGTGGTCGCAGACGCAATCAAGGGCACGAGCGCCGAAGCCATCGGCCAGCTCAAGGCGCTGGGATTGACCCCAGTTCTGTTGACCGGCGACAACCGAACCGTCGCCGGTCAGGTCGCCGAACAGGTCGGCATCGAGCACGTCATCGCTGAAGTCTTGCCACAGGAAAAAGTCGAGGTCGTGAGTCGCCTGCAGTCGGAGGGCAAAGTCGTCGCGATGGTCGGCGACGGCGTCAACGACGCCGCCGCCCTTGCACAAGCAGATCTCGGCCTGGCGATGGGCACCGGAACGGACGCCGCAATCGAAGCAGCCGACCTGACCTTGGTGCGGGGCGACCTCCGATCGGCCGCCGACGCCATTCGGTTGGCACGCAAGACGTTGTCGACGATCAAGGTCAACTTGTTCTGGGCGTTCGCTTACAACGTCGCCGCCATCCCACTGGCGGCGCTCGGCCTGCTCAACCCGATGCTCGCCGGCGCGGCGATGGCGTTCTCGAGCGTTTTCGTCGTCAGTAACAGTCTGCGGCTGCGAACTTTCCGCTCTGCAGCTGACAGCACCGCGAATTTCGAGCCGCTGCCTACTCCGCTTCGGTGA
- a CDS encoding HAD family hydrolase translates to MSSGFMAQIRCVVFDVGETLVDETRMWTELAQRLGLPPFTLCALVGALIAVGKDHHDLWDVVGADRPAVGVDPGQCELYPDAADCVAAVRRAGMAVGVAGNQPAAIDQVLAAAGLEVDFVASSAGWGVAKPDPAFFARLVGEARVPAENILYVGDRLDNDVLPAHAAGMRTVFVRRGPWGYLHALKDEVSLADLRVDSLHELAAVLNANCR, encoded by the coding sequence GTGAGCTCAGGGTTCATGGCCCAGATTCGGTGTGTGGTATTCGACGTGGGCGAGACGCTGGTCGATGAAACCCGGATGTGGACTGAGCTGGCGCAACGGTTGGGTTTGCCGCCGTTCACGTTGTGCGCCTTGGTGGGGGCCTTGATCGCCGTGGGCAAGGATCATCACGATCTGTGGGACGTGGTTGGTGCGGATCGCCCAGCCGTGGGTGTAGATCCAGGTCAGTGCGAGTTGTATCCGGACGCCGCGGACTGCGTCGCGGCGGTGCGTCGGGCCGGAATGGCTGTCGGTGTCGCCGGTAACCAGCCCGCGGCGATCGACCAGGTATTGGCTGCGGCGGGCCTAGAGGTCGACTTCGTCGCGTCGTCGGCGGGGTGGGGTGTAGCAAAGCCCGATCCGGCGTTTTTCGCCCGTCTGGTCGGCGAAGCCCGTGTCCCGGCGGAGAACATCTTGTACGTGGGCGATCGTCTCGACAACGACGTGCTGCCCGCCCATGCGGCCGGGATGCGCACGGTGTTTGTCCGGCGCGGTCCGTGGGGATATCTCCACGCTCTCAAAGACGAAGTGTCACTTGCTGATCTGCGCGTGGATTCGCTTCACGAATTGGCTGCGGTGTTGAACGCCAACTGCCGTTGA